Proteins encoded by one window of Thalassoroseus pseudoceratinae:
- a CDS encoding glutamate decarboxylase has translation MALHNKDSIREQLDDEIYSSADLSMALPKYRFPGVEQDPRHTYALVHDELMLDGNSRQNLATFCQTWAEPEVHQLMAECIDKNMVDKDEYPQTAELEARCVHMLADLWNSPRAANTVGCSTTGSSEAAMLAGMAMKRNWEAKRKAAGKPIDKPNLITGPVQICWHKFTRYWDIEHREIPMENGRLIMTPEEVINRCDENTIGVVPTLGVTFTCQYEPVKAVADALDQLEKNQGLDIRMHVDGASGGFLAPFCAPEVEWDFQIPRVKSINASGHKFGLSPLGVGWVVWREEQDLPDDLVFWVNYLGGNMRDIALNFSRPGGQIVCQYYNFLRLGREGYRRIHTACYETAQFLAKGIEKLGPFEIIYGGEMHSGIPALCWRLKEGADPGFSLYELADRLRCRGWQVPAYSLPPNCQELPIQRILVRHGVSRDLGSLLLDDMNNAIAYLQKHPSQSPVTAEEASGFHH, from the coding sequence ATGGCTTTGCACAATAAAGACTCAATTCGCGAACAGTTGGATGATGAGATCTATTCGTCTGCCGACCTTTCTATGGCGTTGCCGAAGTATCGTTTTCCTGGGGTCGAACAGGACCCCCGACATACCTATGCGCTCGTGCATGACGAGTTAATGTTAGACGGCAACTCCCGGCAGAACCTTGCGACATTTTGCCAAACGTGGGCCGAACCGGAAGTCCATCAACTGATGGCAGAGTGCATTGATAAGAACATGGTGGATAAAGACGAATATCCACAAACTGCAGAACTTGAAGCGCGTTGCGTCCATATGCTAGCGGATCTGTGGAATTCTCCGCGTGCTGCAAACACGGTGGGATGCTCGACAACGGGATCGAGCGAAGCGGCCATGCTTGCCGGGATGGCGATGAAGCGGAATTGGGAAGCCAAACGCAAAGCCGCTGGAAAGCCCATCGACAAACCCAATTTGATTACCGGCCCCGTTCAAATTTGCTGGCACAAGTTCACTCGATACTGGGATATCGAGCACCGGGAAATTCCCATGGAGAACGGCCGGTTGATCATGACTCCTGAAGAGGTCATCAATCGTTGCGATGAGAACACCATTGGGGTGGTGCCGACGCTTGGGGTCACTTTCACCTGTCAGTATGAACCAGTCAAAGCCGTGGCGGATGCATTGGATCAACTGGAGAAAAATCAAGGTTTAGATATTCGCATGCACGTCGACGGGGCGAGTGGAGGTTTTCTCGCACCGTTTTGTGCTCCCGAAGTGGAATGGGATTTTCAAATCCCTCGCGTGAAATCCATCAATGCATCAGGTCACAAGTTTGGACTTTCACCGCTTGGTGTGGGATGGGTGGTTTGGCGAGAAGAACAAGACCTGCCAGACGACTTAGTGTTCTGGGTGAACTATCTTGGCGGCAATATGCGTGACATCGCACTCAACTTCTCTCGGCCAGGCGGTCAAATCGTCTGTCAATACTATAATTTTCTTCGACTTGGTCGAGAAGGCTATCGAAGGATCCATACAGCATGCTACGAGACGGCCCAGTTCCTAGCCAAGGGGATCGAAAAGCTCGGTCCGTTCGAGATCATCTATGGCGGTGAGATGCACTCCGGCATCCCCGCACTCTGCTGGAGATTGAAAGAGGGGGCAGACCCGGGCTTTAGTCTATACGAACTTGCAGACCGACTCAGATGTCGCGGTTGGCAAGTTCCGGCCTACTCACTCCCTCCGAATTGTCAGGAGTTGCCGATTCAACGGATCCTCGTTAGACATGGAGTCAGTCGTGATCTTGGCTCACTCCTACTTGACGACATGAACAATGCGATTGCATATTTACAGAAGCATCCAAGTCAGTCACCAGTTACAGCTGAGGAGGCATCAGGCTTCCATCACTAG
- a CDS encoding glycerophosphodiester phosphodiesterase produces the protein MRLCLAIVHVGCLVTVFLPWSQSAAASEWKLVKEFSAKEAIQAAVADRQYLYAISSQQVAKYDRMTGECIAVSAGKAQHLNSGFLWKGQLLCAHSNYPQTPPQNEIKFLDPSTMKLTTYRKIEGYEGSLVWVVRRGNSWWCNFAQYGEDNDQTTLVQFSHEWQELGRWTFPKSVISQLGKYSLSGGLWYGDELLCTGHDKQELYRLRLPKSGNELDYVGRDKIPFTGQGFAVDPATKGLIGISRAERKLILVRSTKDASNITEMPIRGICAHRGASATHPENTLAAFRRAIHLGAQMIEFDVALTRDGELVLMHDSTIDRTTNGSGRVTEWTLAELKKLDAGSWKDTRFKGERVPTLREALDVMPDNIWLNVHLKGNVKLAEETTKTLAASGRLHQAFLACGKAAADAAKKIDKRVLICNMDRQANSMTYANETITMGADFIQLLGGPASPEVTAKLKEQNVRVNYCCANEAERVAALFNAGVQFPLVDRLDEMLNVADEHGIERLRPQYRSRLNRAGLGTPHSTLVEQKPLKQGAASQGIAIGESEFFTSTYQSILRYDQDWKLLEEKPIRIEGVNHIGAIDFHDGFIWAGLLHGPEGGKHDPKLNRSVIAKIDASNLAVVQTWDITSDVSWIDPVCYDGEFLWVGDLSDLGIHRYRFEGERILRDGVLRYPKEMHFSQGIRIVGDRLYSIHTFGSMDGLFEFQLPKTLPEEIQQPNRVWHIAESHMHAEGFDFIPGEPGQIWHAQGKQVDRYQLDGLDSPE, from the coding sequence ATGAGATTGTGCCTTGCCATTGTTCATGTCGGTTGCCTTGTTACGGTATTCCTTCCCTGGAGTCAGTCGGCAGCGGCCAGTGAATGGAAATTGGTCAAGGAATTCTCCGCCAAAGAGGCTATTCAGGCGGCGGTTGCAGACAGGCAGTATCTATATGCGATCAGCAGCCAGCAAGTTGCCAAATATGACCGAATGACGGGCGAATGCATTGCAGTCAGCGCGGGGAAGGCCCAACACCTGAATAGTGGGTTTCTGTGGAAAGGACAGCTCTTATGTGCGCATTCGAACTACCCTCAAACGCCTCCGCAGAACGAGATCAAATTTCTTGACCCTTCCACGATGAAGTTGACGACGTATCGCAAGATCGAAGGGTACGAAGGCAGTCTCGTATGGGTGGTACGACGCGGGAACTCATGGTGGTGCAACTTCGCGCAATACGGGGAGGATAACGACCAGACGACTCTTGTTCAGTTTAGTCATGAATGGCAGGAGTTAGGGCGTTGGACATTTCCGAAATCGGTGATTAGCCAACTTGGCAAGTATAGTCTTTCGGGGGGACTATGGTATGGAGACGAGTTGCTGTGCACCGGGCATGACAAGCAAGAACTTTACCGCTTGCGATTGCCGAAGTCTGGCAACGAGTTGGATTACGTTGGTCGTGATAAGATCCCCTTTACAGGACAGGGGTTTGCAGTTGACCCGGCAACCAAGGGGCTGATCGGAATTAGCCGTGCTGAACGCAAATTGATCTTAGTTAGAAGCACGAAGGATGCGTCAAATATCACTGAGATGCCAATCCGTGGCATATGCGCGCATCGTGGGGCTAGCGCAACGCATCCCGAAAACACGTTGGCCGCTTTCCGACGTGCGATTCACTTGGGGGCTCAGATGATCGAGTTTGACGTCGCATTGACTCGCGATGGTGAACTCGTATTGATGCACGACTCGACCATCGATCGTACCACTAACGGGAGCGGACGAGTCACTGAGTGGACACTCGCTGAACTCAAGAAACTCGATGCCGGGTCTTGGAAAGACACGCGATTCAAGGGCGAGCGTGTCCCCACGCTCAGAGAGGCCCTAGACGTGATGCCGGATAACATTTGGTTGAATGTTCATCTCAAAGGAAATGTGAAGCTGGCTGAAGAAACCACGAAAACGCTCGCAGCAAGCGGACGTCTCCACCAAGCCTTCCTAGCATGCGGCAAGGCTGCTGCTGATGCTGCCAAGAAAATTGATAAGAGAGTTCTGATTTGCAATATGGATCGCCAAGCGAATTCGATGACCTACGCCAATGAGACGATAACGATGGGGGCGGACTTCATTCAGTTACTCGGTGGACCGGCATCTCCGGAAGTCACCGCGAAATTGAAGGAGCAGAATGTTCGGGTGAACTATTGCTGTGCAAACGAAGCCGAACGTGTTGCGGCGTTGTTCAACGCAGGCGTTCAGTTTCCGCTTGTCGATCGTCTCGACGAGATGTTGAACGTTGCAGACGAGCACGGTATCGAACGACTGCGACCTCAATATCGTTCCCGTCTTAACAGAGCAGGATTAGGAACGCCGCATTCAACACTTGTCGAACAAAAACCGCTAAAGCAAGGGGCGGCTAGTCAGGGAATTGCGATCGGAGAGTCGGAATTCTTTACAAGCACGTACCAATCCATTCTGCGATACGATCAAGATTGGAAACTCCTTGAGGAAAAACCGATTCGAATTGAAGGCGTCAATCACATTGGTGCTATTGATTTCCACGATGGCTTCATTTGGGCAGGGCTTTTACATGGGCCGGAAGGTGGGAAGCATGATCCGAAACTCAATCGTTCTGTTATCGCAAAGATCGATGCGAGTAACTTAGCGGTCGTTCAAACTTGGGATATCACGAGTGATGTCAGTTGGATCGATCCAGTCTGCTATGATGGTGAGTTTCTATGGGTTGGTGATCTGAGTGACCTTGGGATCCACCGGTATCGATTTGAGGGAGAGCGGATTTTGCGGGACGGTGTTCTACGGTACCCCAAGGAGATGCATTTTTCGCAGGGCATTCGGATCGTTGGAGATCGGCTGTATTCGATTCATACCTTTGGCAGCATGGACGGATTGTTCGAGTTTCAGCTTCCAAAAACCTTGCCAGAAGAAATCCAGCAGCCAAACCGAGTTTGGCACATCGCCGAGTCGCATATGCATGCCGAGGGATTCGATTTCATCCCAGGAGAACCAGGACAGATTTGGCACGCACAAGGGAAACAAGTCGACCGCTACCAACTTGATGGGCTGGACTCACCCGAATGA
- a CDS encoding multiheme c-type cytochrome encodes MEAQERSFAVTFTPSRILWFGVIALAATALCVKLFSTRSPAPKNAGVDNQTRTESQKDSVLASSDVQSQWAQLYHENFAGDAACVECHQEQADAHRRSGHSHTAIRFAESGLASQIQGTQFTDEILNQTLTFQSDGRQYWVEAESSIGIGTVTIDWLLGSGTHAQTPVSVLENGRRGVEHHWTKFAGSDNLQLSPDHEDFAFDSRHPLTDFGRPLDAESLKNCLGCHMTWGPPPNGLVNNAELVPNISCERCHGPRKKHVLSARNGGLEAVSPMVKLDSPAAELKLCSQCHRDETMINPDSAAHELARFQPYGLKQSACFRESNGNLSCSTCHDPHDAASRNRSRYNSICRDCHMEDDDSTCSAGRNNQCISCHMPAVEWVRGMHFHDHRIQIPATE; translated from the coding sequence ATGGAAGCTCAAGAGCGCTCCTTTGCAGTGACTTTCACGCCGAGCCGAATCTTATGGTTCGGAGTGATTGCCCTGGCGGCAACTGCGCTTTGTGTCAAGCTATTTTCGACTCGGTCCCCTGCCCCTAAGAATGCTGGCGTTGACAATCAAACCAGAACGGAATCGCAAAAGGACTCCGTTCTGGCATCGAGCGACGTCCAATCGCAGTGGGCACAACTCTATCACGAAAACTTCGCTGGTGATGCTGCATGCGTGGAATGCCATCAGGAACAAGCGGACGCACATCGCCGGTCGGGACACTCGCATACCGCGATACGGTTCGCTGAGTCAGGACTCGCGTCCCAAATCCAAGGCACTCAGTTCACTGATGAAATACTCAATCAGACTTTGACTTTCCAAAGTGACGGTCGTCAGTACTGGGTTGAAGCTGAAAGCTCTATCGGAATCGGGACAGTTACGATTGACTGGTTGCTAGGCTCCGGGACGCATGCTCAGACACCAGTTAGCGTACTTGAGAATGGCCGTCGAGGTGTGGAACATCATTGGACCAAATTTGCCGGTTCGGACAACTTGCAACTGTCTCCCGACCATGAAGACTTTGCATTCGACTCTCGTCACCCTCTAACTGACTTCGGCCGCCCTCTGGATGCGGAGAGTCTGAAAAATTGCCTTGGGTGTCATATGACCTGGGGACCGCCCCCGAACGGTCTTGTCAACAATGCAGAACTTGTCCCCAATATCTCGTGCGAACGATGTCACGGCCCTAGAAAGAAGCACGTTCTCTCGGCAAGGAACGGCGGGCTGGAGGCAGTCTCGCCAATGGTCAAGCTCGACTCACCGGCGGCTGAACTCAAGCTATGCAGCCAATGCCATCGTGACGAGACCATGATTAACCCCGATTCCGCCGCTCACGAACTCGCCCGCTTTCAGCCATATGGTTTGAAGCAAAGTGCCTGTTTCCGTGAGAGCAACGGGAACTTGAGCTGCTCAACATGTCACGATCCGCATGATGCGGCGAGCCGAAATCGGAGTCGCTACAATTCAATCTGTCGAGATTGTCATATGGAGGATGACGACTCAACTTGTTCAGCAGGTCGAAATAATCAATGCATTTCCTGTCATATGCCAGCAGTGGAGTGGGTTCGTGGCATGCACTTTCATGATCACCGAATTCAAATTCCCGCGACCGAATAA
- a CDS encoding DUF1559 domain-containing protein, giving the protein MNAASFGQRSRTRFLGFTLIELLVVIAIIAILIALLLPAVQQAREAARRAQCMNNLKQIGVSLHNHMETHGSFPPGYVCYDESGNRFKTGGWQHGQNEIGFHWVADILPFVEQNARWEQCVTCNENRINDHTHNPADDCEYHASTGHIGREPLKFMVCPSADEVQTLFSDGSYGLESLAKSNYAGSWGSGNMLSWESNATKGTFGTFFVNQEKIVRSLGGSGDRFQNSKGRRSSDIKDGMSNTIAVSEVITVDAATDIRGTWFSPAMGATIFSALYGPNSKQPDQLAACDESIPATDPLHCTEERSTADVWASARSYHTGGVNALLADGSVRFVADTVDLTVWQAANTIRNGEVLKDW; this is encoded by the coding sequence ATGAATGCCGCTTCTTTTGGTCAGAGATCGAGAACTCGATTTCTTGGATTTACACTAATTGAGTTGTTGGTTGTGATCGCAATTATCGCAATCCTGATTGCGTTGTTGCTACCAGCCGTTCAACAGGCCCGTGAAGCCGCACGACGTGCGCAATGCATGAACAATCTCAAGCAGATTGGTGTATCGTTGCACAACCATATGGAAACGCATGGCTCGTTTCCCCCGGGATATGTCTGTTATGATGAGTCGGGTAACCGATTCAAGACCGGTGGATGGCAGCATGGCCAAAATGAGATTGGGTTCCACTGGGTCGCGGACATTCTTCCCTTCGTCGAACAGAACGCTCGCTGGGAACAGTGCGTCACGTGCAACGAAAACCGAATCAACGACCATACGCACAACCCTGCTGACGACTGCGAGTACCACGCCTCCACAGGTCACATCGGTCGCGAACCCCTTAAGTTCATGGTCTGTCCATCCGCTGATGAGGTCCAAACATTGTTTAGCGATGGAAGCTATGGATTGGAATCTCTCGCAAAGTCAAACTACGCGGGAAGCTGGGGTTCGGGCAACATGCTGTCCTGGGAATCGAATGCCACCAAAGGAACATTTGGAACGTTCTTCGTTAATCAAGAGAAGATTGTTCGTAGCCTGGGTGGTTCCGGTGACCGTTTTCAGAACTCGAAGGGACGTCGATCTTCTGACATCAAAGACGGCATGAGTAACACAATTGCTGTCAGTGAAGTTATCACCGTGGACGCCGCAACTGACATCCGTGGGACTTGGTTTTCACCGGCGATGGGAGCAACGATTTTCTCGGCTCTCTATGGCCCCAACTCAAAGCAACCTGACCAGCTTGCGGCATGCGATGAGTCCATCCCGGCAACCGACCCACTCCACTGTACGGAGGAACGATCCACCGCGGACGTTTGGGCCTCTGCCCGGAGTTACCACACGGGGGGAGTGAATGCGTTGCTCGCAGACGGTTCCGTCCGGTTCGTGGCTGATACCGTCGATCTCACAGTTTGGCAGGCCGCCAACACGATTCGAAATGGTGAAGTCTTGAAGGACTGGTAG
- a CDS encoding DUF1559 domain-containing protein: protein MRTLPWNRTRSTSQPPSARQGFTLIELLVVIAIIAILIALLLPAVQQAREAARRTQCRNNLKQFGLALHNYHGTYGMFPPGGVIGACAGNPPTIITGAQECGNFNGQSLGGNWALYVLPYMEQGNLWEKARPILAGGDPLDNMNNVFGHYAPPGYLCPSHSEGGGNASVYFRSLEHMSRGNYAANYGSGDLLASYNSSTGGAFAINRSYRFRDFRDGTSNTAALSEVRFRDDDNSDSRGTWVYSGMGGSAFSTGRAPNSDTPDIIPSCRNVAILPCTEANDGTQIAAARSEHTGGVHTLMADGGVTFVSESIDAAVWAGVGTRSGNEVLQDF from the coding sequence ATGCGTACACTTCCATGGAACCGTACACGCTCAACCAGTCAGCCCCCATCAGCTCGACAGGGTTTCACCTTGATCGAACTCCTAGTTGTGATCGCAATTATTGCAATTCTGATTGCACTGCTCTTGCCAGCGGTTCAACAAGCTCGGGAAGCCGCCCGCAGAACCCAATGTCGGAACAATCTGAAGCAGTTTGGTTTGGCATTGCATAATTATCATGGTACCTACGGCATGTTTCCGCCAGGTGGTGTGATCGGCGCATGTGCGGGGAATCCCCCGACGATCATCACCGGGGCCCAAGAGTGCGGCAATTTCAATGGTCAGTCACTCGGCGGAAACTGGGCACTCTATGTTCTTCCTTACATGGAGCAAGGAAACTTGTGGGAGAAGGCAAGACCAATTCTGGCAGGAGGCGACCCGCTAGACAATATGAATAATGTGTTCGGCCACTATGCACCCCCAGGATACCTATGTCCAAGTCATTCGGAAGGTGGCGGGAACGCTTCCGTTTACTTCCGCTCATTAGAGCACATGTCCCGCGGTAACTATGCTGCGAATTATGGTTCGGGTGACTTGTTGGCCTCCTACAACTCATCGACGGGGGGAGCATTTGCAATCAATCGAAGCTACCGTTTCCGTGACTTCAGAGACGGCACGAGCAATACCGCTGCCCTCAGTGAGGTTCGCTTCCGAGACGACGACAACAGCGATAGCCGAGGCACATGGGTGTACTCCGGTATGGGTGGCTCAGCATTCAGCACCGGTCGAGCACCGAATTCGGATACCCCAGACATCATCCCGTCGTGCCGCAACGTCGCTATCCTCCCATGTACAGAAGCAAACGACGGAACTCAAATTGCCGCCGCACGCAGTGAACATACAGGAGGTGTCCACACGCTGATGGCAGACGGTGGTGTTACATTCGTTTCTGAGTCGATCGACGCGGCTGTTTGGGCGGGTGTCGGTACTCGTTCCGGAAACGAAGTCCTCCAAGACTTCTAA
- a CDS encoding tetratricopeptide repeat protein, with protein sequence MVKVVLTSLLVCLCWGILVWSAATVADVAAWPFVWADVCLVFMCAGIAAAVGLRNVIRKSAIRRTLVFLAGGVLAVSFAAALFAQQWLFPLRSYVPSIIARYIGTLFVGSASATIASAWFDSRRPEDVGDSVATQAASSLLLVAILFVLPEIYLASRFAEHNERLSELLGQYRLKASSELASQLAAVDPTAKIGPQKESARRLAHVLGKEVANVSEQTEQILNTIAQQPHAEFEKQAAKNLAILERQEQATQILESLVNQNADDVEATLLLATVAEHQGNYREALQYYQAGAEWLSNSHDSLSYAASQAFRETAYRGIGFTQRKLGNNPAAERAWKSLVKLSPTAENHFLMAKFYADAQRAELARHHATIAMHRDPRQYKVQSEALINQLENEQLGCFSVYLQRNAR encoded by the coding sequence ATGGTTAAGGTTGTTCTGACATCCTTGCTTGTTTGTCTGTGCTGGGGAATCCTAGTTTGGTCTGCGGCGACGGTCGCAGATGTTGCGGCTTGGCCTTTTGTCTGGGCTGACGTTTGCCTCGTTTTTATGTGTGCTGGTATCGCCGCTGCTGTTGGGCTAAGGAATGTCATCAGGAAATCGGCTATTCGTCGGACTCTGGTATTCCTTGCGGGGGGCGTTCTTGCGGTCTCATTTGCCGCTGCGTTGTTCGCACAACAGTGGTTGTTTCCGTTGCGGTCTTACGTGCCGTCAATCATTGCGAGATATATCGGGACTTTGTTTGTCGGTAGTGCTTCGGCAACGATCGCGTCAGCCTGGTTCGATTCCCGAAGGCCAGAAGACGTAGGTGATTCGGTAGCCACTCAGGCTGCTTCGAGTCTATTGCTAGTCGCGATACTGTTTGTACTACCCGAGATCTATCTAGCCTCGCGGTTCGCCGAACATAATGAGCGTCTTAGCGAACTGCTTGGGCAATATCGGTTAAAAGCGTCATCAGAATTAGCCAGCCAGTTAGCAGCGGTCGATCCAACGGCGAAGATTGGACCGCAGAAAGAGTCCGCTCGTCGTCTAGCCCATGTGCTCGGGAAAGAGGTTGCAAATGTGAGTGAGCAGACTGAACAGATTTTGAATACGATTGCTCAGCAACCACATGCAGAATTCGAGAAGCAAGCCGCGAAGAATCTTGCAATTCTTGAACGGCAAGAACAAGCAACCCAAATCTTGGAGTCGCTTGTCAATCAGAATGCGGATGACGTCGAAGCCACGTTGCTTCTCGCCACGGTCGCAGAGCATCAAGGCAACTATCGTGAAGCTCTGCAGTACTATCAGGCCGGTGCAGAGTGGTTGTCGAATTCCCATGATAGTTTAAGTTATGCTGCTAGCCAGGCGTTTCGCGAGACAGCCTATCGAGGAATCGGGTTCACTCAACGAAAGCTTGGTAACAATCCGGCGGCCGAGAGAGCATGGAAGAGTCTCGTTAAACTTTCTCCAACAGCGGAGAACCATTTTCTGATGGCGAAATTTTACGCAGATGCTCAGCGTGCCGAGTTAGCTCGGCATCATGCGACGATTGCAATGCATCGTGACCCGAGACAGTACAAAGTCCAAAGTGAAGCGTTGATCAATCAGCTTGAGAACGAGCAGCTTGGCTGTTTTTCGGTCTACCTGCAACGGAACGCTAGATAG
- a CDS encoding ABC transporter permease: protein MLKFAYRNLRNRSLRTALSLLGLTVAIAGMIGLFSVAEGLDETVSTTFGRVPGLAAMQPGAPMPLFSTLPAAWGEEIENVDRVRAVVPEIWQRVNVINQKMIFSPPRLLYGSEISKRLQLESDLYRESIKSGRFLTLEDEGTRNCLISQPIAEEFEVEVGDSLQVNSHRVDVVGIYKCDSLLLDIAILMDIDTVRQMTRFDPGTVSSYYIEQTEETNKDDLVNEIREIFRDRDLPPWTPSALQSMAGSGTDGWIDAFTQKLNLVLKWFAQRQSSPTQVARENNGTNKVEQLEQSPAEEPIASGDTDFVVRPDMPIEVRTAESWAKRFDRLADDLNVFLGLLTAIGLFIAVLSIINTMVMSVSERIIEFGILKANGWSKRDVLKLITCESGLIGFGGGLLGCIVGWVGVQLVNWQWPTRVELYASPGLIIFGVTFATSLGVLGGLYPAFWAMRMMPMDAIRRG, encoded by the coding sequence ATGTTGAAATTTGCCTACCGAAACCTTCGAAATCGTTCCTTACGAACCGCCCTCTCCCTGTTGGGATTGACGGTCGCCATCGCTGGGATGATCGGCCTGTTCTCCGTCGCAGAGGGCCTGGACGAAACGGTTTCGACCACTTTCGGACGTGTCCCTGGCTTGGCCGCGATGCAACCGGGCGCGCCCATGCCGTTGTTCTCAACGCTTCCCGCCGCATGGGGGGAGGAAATTGAGAACGTGGACCGCGTTCGTGCCGTCGTTCCAGAAATCTGGCAACGAGTCAACGTGATCAATCAAAAGATGATCTTCAGTCCGCCGCGGCTTCTCTACGGCAGTGAGATTTCCAAGCGGTTGCAACTCGAATCGGATCTGTATCGTGAGTCCATCAAATCTGGTCGCTTTCTAACGCTTGAGGACGAAGGCACACGCAACTGCTTGATTAGTCAACCAATTGCGGAAGAATTCGAAGTTGAAGTTGGCGATTCTCTGCAAGTCAATAGTCACCGAGTGGACGTTGTAGGAATCTACAAATGCGACTCCCTGCTGCTCGACATCGCGATTTTGATGGACATCGATACGGTTCGGCAGATGACCCGATTCGATCCCGGCACGGTTTCGAGCTACTACATCGAACAAACCGAAGAGACGAACAAAGACGATTTGGTCAATGAGATTCGAGAGATTTTTCGCGACCGTGACTTGCCACCGTGGACGCCATCGGCACTTCAAAGTATGGCTGGTTCCGGAACAGATGGCTGGATCGATGCATTCACTCAGAAGCTCAACTTAGTCCTCAAGTGGTTTGCCCAAAGACAGTCTTCACCGACCCAAGTCGCTCGTGAGAACAACGGGACTAACAAAGTTGAACAATTGGAACAAAGCCCAGCCGAAGAACCAATTGCATCCGGAGACACAGACTTTGTAGTGCGTCCAGACATGCCAATTGAAGTCCGCACCGCCGAGAGTTGGGCGAAGCGTTTTGACCGACTGGCTGACGACCTCAATGTATTTCTCGGATTGCTGACGGCAATCGGTCTCTTCATTGCTGTCTTGAGCATCATCAATACGATGGTGATGAGCGTCAGCGAGCGGATTATCGAGTTTGGAATTCTAAAAGCAAACGGCTGGTCCAAACGTGATGTCCTGAAACTCATCACATGCGAGAGTGGCCTGATTGGCTTTGGTGGCGGATTGCTCGGATGTATCGTTGGGTGGGTGGGCGTGCAGTTGGTGAACTGGCAATGGCCAACCCGAGTGGAGTTGTACGCCAGTCCCGGACTCATAATCTTCGGCGTGACGTTCGCAACCTCATTGGGAGTACTCGGCGGGCTATACCCAGCGTTCTGGGCAATGCGAATGATGCCGATGGATGCCATTCGCCGTGGCTAG
- a CDS encoding prenyltransferase/squalene oxidase repeat-containing protein, producing MSSEPYLLRLATRLSEGLIEWQPDRRERHRQFVLAHQMPDGGFRGREGDSDIYYTSFAVRCLSMLGGLRSEEASKIGSFLQSHDWQTLSIVDLLSWLSSAVVVQLAGGPDVFASDAADWPKQIAERLESVRTNDGGYAKSSEGAAGSTYQSFLVVLAYELIGQPLPRPNALVQFLFDRQRGDGGFVEIAPMKRSGTNPTAAAVATLSILNYLDREICEDVAAYLRDVRSDEGGFQANTRIPFADGLSTFTGLLTLSEIGRERLIDRGQARQFFTKWLEFPPGGFRGASWDEQADVEYTFYGLGALALLSESIDQTDPNDLLN from the coding sequence ATGTCGTCTGAACCATATCTACTCCGCCTGGCAACCCGGCTTTCCGAGGGACTGATCGAATGGCAACCGGACCGTCGCGAACGGCATCGGCAATTCGTGTTGGCCCATCAGATGCCTGATGGTGGGTTTCGGGGACGCGAGGGCGATTCCGACATCTACTACACTAGTTTCGCAGTCCGATGCTTGTCGATGCTCGGCGGTTTGCGGTCTGAAGAAGCGTCGAAGATCGGTAGTTTCCTGCAGTCGCACGATTGGCAGACGCTGAGTATTGTTGACCTGCTGAGTTGGCTCAGTTCGGCGGTGGTGGTGCAATTGGCTGGTGGACCGGACGTGTTTGCGAGCGACGCCGCTGATTGGCCAAAGCAGATTGCTGAGCGGTTGGAGAGTGTCCGCACCAATGACGGTGGTTATGCGAAAAGCAGCGAGGGAGCGGCGGGAAGTACTTATCAGTCTTTCTTGGTCGTTTTGGCGTACGAGTTGATCGGGCAACCACTTCCACGCCCGAATGCCTTGGTGCAATTTCTCTTCGATCGACAACGCGGAGACGGTGGCTTTGTGGAGATTGCTCCCATGAAACGCAGCGGCACCAACCCCACGGCGGCTGCCGTCGCAACGCTGAGTATCCTCAACTATCTAGACCGAGAAATTTGCGAAGATGTTGCGGCGTACTTGCGGGACGTGCGGAGTGACGAGGGCGGATTCCAAGCGAACACCCGTATTCCGTTTGCAGATGGATTGTCGACGTTCACCGGCCTATTGACGCTGAGCGAGATTGGTCGCGAACGTCTCATTGATCGCGGGCAGGCCCGTCAGTTCTTCACAAAATGGTTGGAATTCCCCCCTGGTGGATTTCGGGGGGCAAGCTGGGATGAACAAGCCGATGTGGAGTACACCTTTTACGGTCTTGGAGCCTTGGCGTTACTAAGCGAATCCATCGACCAAACGGATCCGAACGATTTGTTGAACTAA